One Malaclemys terrapin pileata isolate rMalTer1 chromosome 9, rMalTer1.hap1, whole genome shotgun sequence DNA window includes the following coding sequences:
- the BCL6 gene encoding B-cell lymphoma 6 protein isoform X2, with product MASPADSCIQFTRHASDVLLNLNRLRSRDILTDVVIIVNREQFRAHKTVLMACSGLFYSIFTDQLKCNLNIITLAPDINPEGFCILLDFMYTSRLNLRESNIMAVMATALYLQMEHVVDTCRSEAEMVSAMKTPREEFLTGRMLSHPEVMAYRSREVSENNMPLRNTPLCDGRAFASSLYSGLSGSPLSYTGYNPIPVNGFLLDDELRETRMPLQDVSRVNSFPKERTLPCDSSRTIPTDYTRAVTDLSANTCHATIYSPNEAAAEEARSDMHYSIAAGPKPVTPSVRNNPYFACDKVAKEEERTSSEDEISQHFEPTNTPMNRKGLISPQSPQKSDCQPNSPTESSSSKNARIAQSSGSLGTKSPTDPKACNWKKYKFIVLNNLNQSTKQDGADQNEVGTLSPRSYVSTSACQQSMEPENLDVQSPTKLSLNGEDSTIPQASRLNNIVNRSLDGSPRSSEGQSPLYLHSSKCSTCGSQSPQHSEMCLHTPGSTFGEEMGETHSEYSDSSCENGAFFCNECDCRFSEEASLKRHSLQAHSDKPYKCDRCQASFRYKGNLASHKTVHTGEKPYRCTICGAQFNRPANLKTHTRIHSGEKPYKCETCGARFVQVAHLRAHVLIHTGEKPYPCEICGTRFRHLQTLKSHLRIHTGEKPYHCEKCNLHFRHKSQLRLHLRQKHGAITNTKVQYRVSTTELPPELPKAC from the exons ATGGCCTCTCCGGCAGACAGCTGCATCCAGTTCACCCGCCACGCAAGTGACGTACTTCTCAATCTCAACCGCCTTCGGAGCCGGGATATCCTCACCGATGTCGTTATCATCGTGAACCGGGAACAGTTCAGAGCCCACAAAACTGTCCTCATGGCCTGCAG CGGCCTCTTCTACAGCATATTCACCGACCAGCTAAAGTGCAATCTGAACATCATCACTCTGGCCCCAGACATCAACCCCGAGGGATTCTGCATCCTGCTGGACTTCATGTACACCTCCCGCCTCAACCTGAGGGAAAGCAACATCATGGCCGTCATGGCCACCGCACTCTACCTGCAGATGGAGCACGTCGTCGATACTTGCCGAAG CGAAGCCGAAATGGTCTCCGCAATGAAGACGCCAAGGGAAGAGTTCTTGACGGGCCGGATGCTGAGTCATCCGGAGGTGATGGCGTACAGGAGCCGGGAAGTCTCCGAGAACAACATGCCTCTCCGAAACACGCCTCTCTGCGATGGGAGGGCCTTTGCCTCCAGTTTGTACAGTGGCCTGTCCGGATCGCCCCTTTCCTACACTGGATACAACCCCATTCCAGTCAACGGTTTCCTCTTGGACGACGAGCTGCGAGAGACGAGGATGCCCCTGCAGGATGTCTCGAGGGTCAACTCTTTTCCAAAGGAGAGAACGCTGCCATGTGACAGCTCCAGGACAATCCCTACAGACTATACCAGAGCCGTCACTGATCTTTCAGCCAACACGTGCCATGCCACCATCTATTCTCCAAACGAGGCTGCTGCCGAAGAGGCCAGAAGTGACATGCACTACAGCATAGCCGCTGGTCCTAAGCCCGTCACACCTTCGGTCCGAAACAATCCCTACTTCGCCTGTGACAAAGTGGCCAAAGAAGAAGAGCGGACCTCTTCGGAAGACGAGATAAGCCAACACTTCGAACCAACCAATACACCAATGAACCGAAAGGGTCTCAtcagcccccagagcccccagaAATCAGACTGCCAACCCAACTCGCCAACTGAGTCCAGCAGCAGCAAGAACGCCCGCATCGCTCAAAGCTCTGGATCTCTGGGTACCAAGAGCCCTACCGACCCTAAAGCCTGCAACTGGAAGAAGTACAAATTCATCGTCCTCAACAACCTCAACCAGAGCACCAAGCAAGACGGCGCCGACCAGAACGAAGTGGGGACCCTCTCCCCTCGCTCCTACGTGTCTACGTCGGCTTGCCAGCAGTCCATGGAACCTGAGAATCTAGACGTCCAGTCCCCAACCAAGCTGAGCTTGAATGGGGAAGACTCGACAATCCCACAAGCAAGCAGGCTCAACAACATTGTGAACAG ATCTCTGGATGGGTCCCCTCGGAGCAGCGAGGGGCAGTCCCCTCTGTACCTGCATTCCTCAAAATGCAGCACCTgcggctcccagtccccccagcATTCTGAGATGTGCCTTCACACCCCTGGCTCGACCTTCGGAGAGGAAATGGGCGAAACCCACTCCGAATACTCCGACTCCAGTTGTG AAAACGGAGCCTTCTTCTGCAATGAGTGTGACTGTAGGTTCTCTGAAGAGGCTTCCCTCAAGAGACACTCCCTGCAGGCGCACAGTGATAAGCCCTACAAGTGTGACCGTTGCCAGGCCTCCTTCCGCTACAAGGGAAACCTAGCCAGCCACAAAACCGTTCACACAG GCGAGAAGCCATATCGTTGCACTATCTGCGGAGCGCAGTTCAACCGGCCGGCCAACCTGAAGACCCACACGCGCATCCACTCCGGAGAGAAGCCCTACAAGTGTGAGACCTGTGGGGCCAGATTTGTCCAG GTTGCCCATCTCCGAGCTCATGTGCTAATCCACACTGGTGAAAAACCctacccctgtgaaatctgtggcACGCGCTTCCGGCACCTGCAGACGCTCAAAAGTCACCTTCGAATCCACACCGGAGAGAAACCGTACCAT
- the BCL6 gene encoding B-cell lymphoma 6 protein isoform X3, which produces MASPADSCIQFTRHASDVLLNLNRLRSRDILTDVVIIVNREQFRAHKTVLMACSGLFYSIFTDQLKCNLNIITLAPDINPEGFCILLDFMYTSRLNLRESNIMAVMATALYLQMEHVVDTCRRFVKSSEAEMVSAMKTPREEFLTGRMLSHPEVMAYRSREVSENNMPLRNTPLCDGRAFASSLYSGLSGSPLSYTGYNPIPVNGFLLDDELRETRMPLQDVSRVNSFPKERTLPCDSSRTIPTDYTRAVTDLSANTCHATIYSPNEAAAEEARSDMHYSIAAGPKPVTPSVRNNPYFACDKVAKEEERTSSEDEISQHFEPTNTPMNRKGLISPQSPQKSDCQPNSPTESSSSKNARIAQSSGSLGTKSPTDPKACNWKKYKFIVLNNLNQSTKQDGADQNEVGTLSPRSYVSTSACQQSMEPENLDVQSPTKLSLNGEDSTIPQASRLNNIVNRSLDGSPRSSEGQSPLYLHSSKCSTCGSQSPQHSEMCLHTPGSTFGEEMGETHSEYSDSSCGEKPYRCTICGAQFNRPANLKTHTRIHSGEKPYKCETCGARFVQVAHLRAHVLIHTGEKPYPCEICGTRFRHLQTLKSHLRIHTGEKPYHCEKCNLHFRHKSQLRLHLRQKHGAITNTKVQYRVSTTELPPELPKAC; this is translated from the exons ATGGCCTCTCCGGCAGACAGCTGCATCCAGTTCACCCGCCACGCAAGTGACGTACTTCTCAATCTCAACCGCCTTCGGAGCCGGGATATCCTCACCGATGTCGTTATCATCGTGAACCGGGAACAGTTCAGAGCCCACAAAACTGTCCTCATGGCCTGCAG CGGCCTCTTCTACAGCATATTCACCGACCAGCTAAAGTGCAATCTGAACATCATCACTCTGGCCCCAGACATCAACCCCGAGGGATTCTGCATCCTGCTGGACTTCATGTACACCTCCCGCCTCAACCTGAGGGAAAGCAACATCATGGCCGTCATGGCCACCGCACTCTACCTGCAGATGGAGCACGTCGTCGATACTTGCCGAAGGTTTGTCAAGTCTAG CGAAGCCGAAATGGTCTCCGCAATGAAGACGCCAAGGGAAGAGTTCTTGACGGGCCGGATGCTGAGTCATCCGGAGGTGATGGCGTACAGGAGCCGGGAAGTCTCCGAGAACAACATGCCTCTCCGAAACACGCCTCTCTGCGATGGGAGGGCCTTTGCCTCCAGTTTGTACAGTGGCCTGTCCGGATCGCCCCTTTCCTACACTGGATACAACCCCATTCCAGTCAACGGTTTCCTCTTGGACGACGAGCTGCGAGAGACGAGGATGCCCCTGCAGGATGTCTCGAGGGTCAACTCTTTTCCAAAGGAGAGAACGCTGCCATGTGACAGCTCCAGGACAATCCCTACAGACTATACCAGAGCCGTCACTGATCTTTCAGCCAACACGTGCCATGCCACCATCTATTCTCCAAACGAGGCTGCTGCCGAAGAGGCCAGAAGTGACATGCACTACAGCATAGCCGCTGGTCCTAAGCCCGTCACACCTTCGGTCCGAAACAATCCCTACTTCGCCTGTGACAAAGTGGCCAAAGAAGAAGAGCGGACCTCTTCGGAAGACGAGATAAGCCAACACTTCGAACCAACCAATACACCAATGAACCGAAAGGGTCTCAtcagcccccagagcccccagaAATCAGACTGCCAACCCAACTCGCCAACTGAGTCCAGCAGCAGCAAGAACGCCCGCATCGCTCAAAGCTCTGGATCTCTGGGTACCAAGAGCCCTACCGACCCTAAAGCCTGCAACTGGAAGAAGTACAAATTCATCGTCCTCAACAACCTCAACCAGAGCACCAAGCAAGACGGCGCCGACCAGAACGAAGTGGGGACCCTCTCCCCTCGCTCCTACGTGTCTACGTCGGCTTGCCAGCAGTCCATGGAACCTGAGAATCTAGACGTCCAGTCCCCAACCAAGCTGAGCTTGAATGGGGAAGACTCGACAATCCCACAAGCAAGCAGGCTCAACAACATTGTGAACAG ATCTCTGGATGGGTCCCCTCGGAGCAGCGAGGGGCAGTCCCCTCTGTACCTGCATTCCTCAAAATGCAGCACCTgcggctcccagtccccccagcATTCTGAGATGTGCCTTCACACCCCTGGCTCGACCTTCGGAGAGGAAATGGGCGAAACCCACTCCGAATACTCCGACTCCAGTTGTG GCGAGAAGCCATATCGTTGCACTATCTGCGGAGCGCAGTTCAACCGGCCGGCCAACCTGAAGACCCACACGCGCATCCACTCCGGAGAGAAGCCCTACAAGTGTGAGACCTGTGGGGCCAGATTTGTCCAG GTTGCCCATCTCCGAGCTCATGTGCTAATCCACACTGGTGAAAAACCctacccctgtgaaatctgtggcACGCGCTTCCGGCACCTGCAGACGCTCAAAAGTCACCTTCGAATCCACACCGGAGAGAAACCGTACCAT
- the BCL6 gene encoding B-cell lymphoma 6 protein isoform X1, with translation MASPADSCIQFTRHASDVLLNLNRLRSRDILTDVVIIVNREQFRAHKTVLMACSGLFYSIFTDQLKCNLNIITLAPDINPEGFCILLDFMYTSRLNLRESNIMAVMATALYLQMEHVVDTCRRFVKSSEAEMVSAMKTPREEFLTGRMLSHPEVMAYRSREVSENNMPLRNTPLCDGRAFASSLYSGLSGSPLSYTGYNPIPVNGFLLDDELRETRMPLQDVSRVNSFPKERTLPCDSSRTIPTDYTRAVTDLSANTCHATIYSPNEAAAEEARSDMHYSIAAGPKPVTPSVRNNPYFACDKVAKEEERTSSEDEISQHFEPTNTPMNRKGLISPQSPQKSDCQPNSPTESSSSKNARIAQSSGSLGTKSPTDPKACNWKKYKFIVLNNLNQSTKQDGADQNEVGTLSPRSYVSTSACQQSMEPENLDVQSPTKLSLNGEDSTIPQASRLNNIVNRSLDGSPRSSEGQSPLYLHSSKCSTCGSQSPQHSEMCLHTPGSTFGEEMGETHSEYSDSSCENGAFFCNECDCRFSEEASLKRHSLQAHSDKPYKCDRCQASFRYKGNLASHKTVHTGEKPYRCTICGAQFNRPANLKTHTRIHSGEKPYKCETCGARFVQVAHLRAHVLIHTGEKPYPCEICGTRFRHLQTLKSHLRIHTGEKPYHCEKCNLHFRHKSQLRLHLRQKHGAITNTKVQYRVSTTELPPELPKAC, from the exons ATGGCCTCTCCGGCAGACAGCTGCATCCAGTTCACCCGCCACGCAAGTGACGTACTTCTCAATCTCAACCGCCTTCGGAGCCGGGATATCCTCACCGATGTCGTTATCATCGTGAACCGGGAACAGTTCAGAGCCCACAAAACTGTCCTCATGGCCTGCAG CGGCCTCTTCTACAGCATATTCACCGACCAGCTAAAGTGCAATCTGAACATCATCACTCTGGCCCCAGACATCAACCCCGAGGGATTCTGCATCCTGCTGGACTTCATGTACACCTCCCGCCTCAACCTGAGGGAAAGCAACATCATGGCCGTCATGGCCACCGCACTCTACCTGCAGATGGAGCACGTCGTCGATACTTGCCGAAGGTTTGTCAAGTCTAG CGAAGCCGAAATGGTCTCCGCAATGAAGACGCCAAGGGAAGAGTTCTTGACGGGCCGGATGCTGAGTCATCCGGAGGTGATGGCGTACAGGAGCCGGGAAGTCTCCGAGAACAACATGCCTCTCCGAAACACGCCTCTCTGCGATGGGAGGGCCTTTGCCTCCAGTTTGTACAGTGGCCTGTCCGGATCGCCCCTTTCCTACACTGGATACAACCCCATTCCAGTCAACGGTTTCCTCTTGGACGACGAGCTGCGAGAGACGAGGATGCCCCTGCAGGATGTCTCGAGGGTCAACTCTTTTCCAAAGGAGAGAACGCTGCCATGTGACAGCTCCAGGACAATCCCTACAGACTATACCAGAGCCGTCACTGATCTTTCAGCCAACACGTGCCATGCCACCATCTATTCTCCAAACGAGGCTGCTGCCGAAGAGGCCAGAAGTGACATGCACTACAGCATAGCCGCTGGTCCTAAGCCCGTCACACCTTCGGTCCGAAACAATCCCTACTTCGCCTGTGACAAAGTGGCCAAAGAAGAAGAGCGGACCTCTTCGGAAGACGAGATAAGCCAACACTTCGAACCAACCAATACACCAATGAACCGAAAGGGTCTCAtcagcccccagagcccccagaAATCAGACTGCCAACCCAACTCGCCAACTGAGTCCAGCAGCAGCAAGAACGCCCGCATCGCTCAAAGCTCTGGATCTCTGGGTACCAAGAGCCCTACCGACCCTAAAGCCTGCAACTGGAAGAAGTACAAATTCATCGTCCTCAACAACCTCAACCAGAGCACCAAGCAAGACGGCGCCGACCAGAACGAAGTGGGGACCCTCTCCCCTCGCTCCTACGTGTCTACGTCGGCTTGCCAGCAGTCCATGGAACCTGAGAATCTAGACGTCCAGTCCCCAACCAAGCTGAGCTTGAATGGGGAAGACTCGACAATCCCACAAGCAAGCAGGCTCAACAACATTGTGAACAG ATCTCTGGATGGGTCCCCTCGGAGCAGCGAGGGGCAGTCCCCTCTGTACCTGCATTCCTCAAAATGCAGCACCTgcggctcccagtccccccagcATTCTGAGATGTGCCTTCACACCCCTGGCTCGACCTTCGGAGAGGAAATGGGCGAAACCCACTCCGAATACTCCGACTCCAGTTGTG AAAACGGAGCCTTCTTCTGCAATGAGTGTGACTGTAGGTTCTCTGAAGAGGCTTCCCTCAAGAGACACTCCCTGCAGGCGCACAGTGATAAGCCCTACAAGTGTGACCGTTGCCAGGCCTCCTTCCGCTACAAGGGAAACCTAGCCAGCCACAAAACCGTTCACACAG GCGAGAAGCCATATCGTTGCACTATCTGCGGAGCGCAGTTCAACCGGCCGGCCAACCTGAAGACCCACACGCGCATCCACTCCGGAGAGAAGCCCTACAAGTGTGAGACCTGTGGGGCCAGATTTGTCCAG GTTGCCCATCTCCGAGCTCATGTGCTAATCCACACTGGTGAAAAACCctacccctgtgaaatctgtggcACGCGCTTCCGGCACCTGCAGACGCTCAAAAGTCACCTTCGAATCCACACCGGAGAGAAACCGTACCAT